Proteins co-encoded in one Papaver somniferum cultivar HN1 chromosome 5, ASM357369v1, whole genome shotgun sequence genomic window:
- the LOC113284312 gene encoding protein INAPERTURATE POLLEN1-like — protein MSKLSWIGVKKSSRLFKDFHEEWITTLRNTLLPLLSRSVMVSPPELLSTHVQMFHHHFQTYYQTLDLAASEDVSQLLFPTWHNSIQKPFLWFGDFHPSIFTNLLRSLLSNDDDEDGVAEKSADYPLVWKYPSNNLISKVEEMECGLRLILPGIMNRYRVLQSGFIDKVGYDWIHSTGKNEILKAISGDVCVQMDELVSVFLDANRLRRSILMEIISATDVYQSALYLQGLAQFFLGFSDVELVKEFEQCKIPLTLIIH, from the coding sequence ATGAGTAAGTTATCATGGATTGGTGTTAAGAAAAGCTCTCGACTTTTCAAAGATTTCCACGAAGAATGGATTACAACCTTAAGGAATACTCTTCTCCCATTACTAAGTCGTTCAGTAATGGTTTCTCCACCAGAATTACTCTCAACTCATGTTCAGATGTTCCACCACCATTTCCAAACCTATTACCAAACCCTAGATCTTGCTGCTTCTGAAGATGTTTCTCAACTTCTTTTCCCAACTTGGCATAATTCAATACAAAAACCCTTTCTCTGGTTTGGTGATTTTCATCCTAGTATCTTCACAAATCTCTTAAGATCATTACTCAGCAACGACGATGATGAAGATGGGGTTGCAGAAAAATCTGCAGATTACCCACTTGTTTGGAAATACCCATCAAATAATTTGATCAGTAAAGTTGAAGAAATGGAATGTGGGTTAAGATTGATTCTTCCTGGGATTATGAATCGGTATAGGGTATTACAATCTGGGTTTATTGACAAAGTTGGGTATGATTGGATTCATTCTACAGGGAAGAATGAAATCTTGAAAGCAATTAGTGGCGATGTATGTGTTCAGATGGATGAATTAGTAAGTGTGTTTTTAGATGCTAATAGATTAAGAAGAAGTATTTTAATGGAGATTATTAGTGCTACAGATGTTTATCAATCTGCTCTTTATCTTCAAGGACTTGCTCAATTCTTTTTAGGGTTCAGTGATGTTGAATTGGTTAAGGAATTTGAACAATGCAAGATCCCATTAACACTAATTATTCATTGA
- the LOC113280579 gene encoding mavicyanin-like, which translates to MGFIEKGLVIIFICTAFHVSSILCEVYKVGGDAGWTANFDYHTWSSSKTFDVGDIIEFDYTAGDHNVIEVNHTDFRTCNQSRPVVKYTSGNDSITINKRGHYYFICGTPSHCEDGQKVDIRVVPESSKQSTTPSAPAPSNGNRVCTVSFMALLGKAATAALVIFHGFTY; encoded by the exons ATGGGGTTTATTGAGAAAGGTCTTGTAATAATCTTCATATGTACTGCTTTTCATGTTTCCTCGATACTTTGTGAAGTCTATAAGGTTGGAGGCGATGCTGGATGGACTGCCAATTTTGATTACCATACTTGGTCTTCTTCTAAGACTTTCGATGTTGGAGATATCATCG AATTTGATTACACTGCGGGAGACCACAACGTGATCGAAGTTAACCACACTGACTTTCGGACGTGTAATCAATCTCGCCCGGTGGTTAAGTATACTAGTGGAAATGACTCCATAACCATCAACAAAAGAGGTCATTACTATTTTATCTGCGGTACCCCAAGCCATTGTGAAGATGGGCAGAAGGTTGACATCAGGGTAGTTCCGGAGTCTTCAAAGCAATCCACAACACCTTCTGCGCCAGCTCCATCTAATGGCAACAGAGTTTGTACCGTTTCTTTCATGGCCCTGCTTGGCAAGGCAGCAACGGCTGCTTTAGTGATTTTCCATGGTTTTACTTACTAG
- the LOC113284313 gene encoding uncharacterized protein LOC113284313, which translates to MSVNLRSSSSPSLSLLKSRECSRLVSIQPNHLKFQNKRRTSFPQICAASVQTGSNSTELDAVSSFSEIVPDTVIFDDFQRFPPTAATVSSSLLLGISSLPDTIFRNAIEAALADSECYAVENSETRPACFLNKALVNVGSDLAKLVPGKVSTEVDARLAYDTHGIVRKVHELLKLYNEVEIPVERVLFKIPATWQGIEASRLLESEGIQTHLTFIYSFSQAAAAAQAGASVIQIFVGRLRDWARNNSGDPEIEAAIKRGEDPGLALVTKAYNYIHKYGHKSKLMAAAVRNKQDLFSLLGVDYIIAPLKILHSLKESSAYPDEKYGFVRRLSPDLAREYNFKEEELVKWDQLKFASTMGSAAEELLASGLDGYVNQTKRVEELFGKIWPPPNV; encoded by the exons ATGTCTGTAAATCTACGATCATCGTCTTCTCCATCACTATCTCTTCTCAAATCAAGAGAATGCAGCAGACTCGTTTCAATCCAACCAAATCACCTCAAATTTCAGAATAAGAGAAGAACATCATTCCCTCAAATCTGTGCTGCTTCCGTTCAAACAG GTTCAAACAGTACTGAACTAGATGCAGTATCAAGCTTCAGTGAGATCGTTCCTGATACTGTCATTTTTGATGATTTCCAAAG GTTTCCACCAACTGCTGCCACTGTTAGTTCTTCACTGCTACTAGGTATTTCTAGCCTCCCAGATACCATTTTCAGG aATGCTATTGAGGCTGCTCTTGCAGATTCAGAGTGTTATGCTGTCGAGAATTCAGAGACTCGCCCTGCTTGTTTCCTTAACAAg GCTTTGGTGAATGTTGGGTCTGATTTGGCTAAGTTAGTCCCTGGTAAAGTTTCGACTGAAGTTGATGCTCGTTTGGCTTATGACACCCATGGCATTGTTAGGAAG GTgcatgaactgctgaagttgtaCAATGAAGTGGAGATCCCAGTTGAGCGTGTTCTCTTCAAAATTCCCGCTACTTGGCAA GGAATTGAGGCCTCTAGATTGCTAGAATCTGAAGGCATACAAACACATTTGACTTTCATTTACAG CTTTTCTCAAGCAGCAGCTGCAGCTCAAGCTGGTGCATCTGTTATCCAGATTTTTGTTGGTCGGCTTCGG GATTGGGCTCGTAATAATTCTGGTGACCCTGAGATTGAAGCTGCTATCAAAAGAGGAGAAGATCCTGGGTTGGCTTTG GTAACCAAAGCTTACAATTATATCCACAAATATGGACATAAGTCAAAGTTGATGGCAGCAGCCGTTAGAAACAAACAGGATTTGTTCAGCCTTCTGGG GGTTGATTACATTATTGCCCCACTGAAGATATTGCATTCACTCAAAGAATCCTCTGCTTATCCTGATGAAAAATATGGATTCGTGAGGAGGCTATCCCCAGATTTGGCCAGGGAGTACAATTTCAAAGAAGAAGAG CTTGTGAAGTGGGACCAATTGAAGTTCGCTTCAACAATGGGATCTGCTGCTGAGGAGCTGCTCGCATCAGGCTTGGACGGATACGTTAATCAAACCAAGCGTGTTGAGGAGTTGTTTGGTAAAATCTGGCCTCCTCCAAACGTCTAA
- the LOC113284314 gene encoding ankyrin repeat-containing protein At5g02620-like, with protein MDPTLHEAITTGNVDQLRQLMKHSQECLKQLDNNGKNCLHIAAENGSVKVMKYILRKSNMAEDMINGKDNQGNTPLHLVLKTKSIKCLKILCRDKRVNKTAVNEENLTAFDVFIRDYQLALTDAQEEFVKKGYNYLSTEGGWLCCGKLWCARRIKVDRGNGIYEAMTDEKIKKLERDARKMATWQICLGFATICVIS; from the coding sequence ATGGATCCAACCTTGCACGAAGCTATAACAACAGGGAACGTAGATCAGCTGAGACAGTTAATGAAACACAGCCAAGAATGTCTGAAACAACTAGACAACAATGGAAAGAACTGTCTACATATTGCTGCTGAGAATGGAAGCGTGAAAGTGATGAAGTACATTTTAAGGAAATCAAACATGGCCGAGGATATGATAAACGGAAAGGACAACCAAGGAAACACGCCTTTGCATCTGGTTCTCAAGACGAAAAGTATTAAATGTCTGAAAATTCTCTGCAGAGACAAGAGAGTGAACAAGACAGCAGTCAACGAGGAGAACTTAACAGCTTTTGATGTTTTCATCCGCGATTACCAGTTAGCTCTCACCGATGCTCAAGAAGAGTTTGTCAAAAAGGGCTACAATTATCTGTCGACGGAAGGAGGCTGGCTGTGTTGCGGGAAGCTTTGGTGCGCGAGACGCATCAAAGTAGATAGAGGTAATGGAATATATGAAGCTATGACAGACGAAAAGATTAAGAAACTAGAAAGAGATGCACGTAAAATGGCAACATGGCAGATTTGCTTGGGCTTCGCAACGATCTGCGTTATATCTTGA